The genomic region CCCTGGGTATGGAACAACGCCCCGGTCACCCGCACCGCCCGCAACGGCGGGACGAGCACGGGCGCCTGCGCGAAGTCACGCCCGAACCGGTCACGGCCCTGCCCCGCCTTCAGGCGATCGACCTCGGCGAGCGTCGCCAGCAGCGCCGGCGCGGGCACCGCCATGCGCGCCGCGAGCGAAGTGGCATCCGGGGCCTCCAGGATCGCGCCGATCGCCTCGGCCTGCCGGAAATCCTCGAACTGGCGCGCGATTCCGGCGATCCGGGCATCGAAGATCGTCCAGGCGATGCCACCGGGCTGGCGCAGCACCGCGGCGGCCTGTTCGGAATAGCCCAGCGCCTCGTTGGAAAATCGCGTCCCGGCGGCGTTCACCTGGACACCACCCTCGGTGATGGTGGCCCAACTGATCAGGATGCCGGCGGGATGGGCGACCGAGCCGTGGCCCTGGTAGCCCGACAGATGCCGCGTCGCCGCCCCCAGCGCCTCACCCCACAGCAGCGCGTCGCCCTGGTTGCCCTCGTGGCCGAAATAGAGCGCCCCGGCCATCTCCGGCACGTGGCGGGCCACCAGCGCCTTGCTGCCGCCATAGCCGTTGCAGGCCAGGACCAGGGCATCGCAGCCGACCCGTTCCTCGGCGCCGTCGGGACGGCGATAGACGACGCCACGCACCCCGCCGGCATCGGCCACCACCGCGGTCACCTGCGCATGGCACAGCAACTCGGCGCCGGAGCCCTCGACGGCGGCCCGCAGCGCATCCACCAGTTCCCGCCCGGAGCGGGATGGCAGGCCATGCATCCGGCAGGCGCCATGGCCGGGATAGCGGAAATCGGTGATGACGGAAAAGTCCAGCCCGTAGCCCGTATGCAGCCATTCCAGCGCCGAACCGGCCGCGTGGGTGACCAGCCGCACCAGTGCCGGATCAGGCGTGTCCTGTGCCTTCGCCATGATGTCGCCGGCGAAGCGCTCCGGGCTGTCGGCGATGCCGGCGGCGCGCTGCCAGCGCGTACCGGCGGCGGGGATCAGCCCGGCCGAGAGCGCGGTGGAGCCGCTCGGCACCGGGTCGCGCTCCAGCAGCAGCACCTCGGCGCCGGCCTCGCGCGCCGCCAGCGCGGCGACCAGCCCGGCCGCGCCGCCGCCCACCACCACCACCGGAAAGCTCAGGTCAAACCCGGCCGGATCCGGCGCCAGGATGGTCATTGTGCCGTGTCCGCCTGCATCACTTCGGCGAGGGCCTCGGCGATGCGGGCGATGCGGCAGACCGGCCGCAGCGCCGCGATCGCCGTCTTGTGCGTCGCCGGATCGAAGGCGGCGCACCCGTCCTCCAGCACCGTCACGTCGAAATCGCGCACATGCGCGTCGCGCACGGTCGAGGCGACGCCGCCATTGGTGACGATGCCGCCCACCAGCAGGCGCCGGATCCCGGCCTTGCGCAGCACCCATTCCAGCCGCGTCATGTAGAAGGCCGAATAGGCGATCTTCTCCACTGTGAAATCCGCCGGCTGCAGCGCGTCCACCAGCCGGTGCCCCCAGGCCCCCGGCGCGAAGTCGCCGCGCCCGAGAAACGGCCGCAGCGCCTTCAGGTGCGGCGAGATGATCGGCTCGCCGCCGCGCCCGGGCACCAGCGTGAACTGCGTGGCGACCACGCAGCCGCCGGCCCGGCGCAGCGCCTGCGTCAGCGGTACCAGACGGCCCGGCAAGGCCGCGCTCGCCGCCGCGACCTGCCCGGCCCGGCCATAGGCCCCGGCGGGATCGAGAAAATCGTTCTGCAGGTCGACCAGCAGCAGCGCGGTCTCGGCCGGGGGAATGGCTTCGGTCATGGCGCGGGCTCGAGAATGACGTTGCCCCACGCATCGACCCGCGCCGTCAGGCCGGGATCGACGACGATGGTCGCGTCGGGCTGCTCCAGGATGGCGGGGCCGGCGAGCACGCTGCCCACCGGCAGCAACAGGCGCGCGAAGATCTCCGCCTCGTGCCAAGCCCCGTCGAACCAGACCGGCCGGGTGCCGAGCCGCGCCTGCTCCAGCGAGGCCTCGGGTCCCGGCGCCAATGCCGCGAGATCGAAATGCGGGCGCCGGCCGATCGCGGTGGTGCGCAGGTTGACGATCCGTGCCGGCACGCCGGGCAACAGCCGGCTGAACGATTCCTGGTAGGCCGCCTCGAAGGCCGCGCGCGCAACGTCTTCGGTCAGGCCGGTGGTCCCGCCCGTCACCGTGAGCGGCAAGGGCACCGTCACGGTGTGGGTCTGGCCGACATAGTGCATGTCGAAGGCAAAACTGAGATCGACGCGCTCCATGGCGAGGCCGGCGGCGTCCACCACCGCGCGGGCGGCGCGTGCCTCCTCGACCATGCGCCGGTCCAGCGCCCCGGCATCGAGCCCGTCGAGGGCAAGGTTCACCGTCTGCACCTGGTCATGCCGGATATCGGCAATGACGCAGCCCAGCGCCGAGGTAACGCCGGGATAGCGCGGGATCAGCGCCGCCTTCAGCCCGACATCGCGCAGCAGGGCACCGGCATGCAGCGCGCCCCCTCCCCCGAACGGCACCGCGGCGAAGCGCGCCGGATCGTGGCCGCGCTCGATCGAGACGAGGCGGATGGCGCCGGCCATGTGGCCATTGGCCACGCGTACGATCGCCTCGGCCGCCTCCATCACCGACAGGCCGAGCGGCCCGGCCACCGTCGCGGCGATCGCCGCGCGCGCCGCCTCGACATCCAGCCGCGCCAGCTTGCCGCCGATCGGGCGCTCGGCATTGATGCGGCCCAGCACCACATTGGCGTCGGTCAGCGTGGGCCTGGTGTTGCCACCGCCGTAGCAGACCGGACCGGGGCGGGAGCCGGCGCTCTCCGGCCCCACCTGCAGCAGCCCGCCGGCATCGACCTGCGCGATCGAGCCGCCGCCGGCGCCGATCGTGGTGATCTCGATCATCGGCGTGCGGATCACCAGGCCGAAATCGATGGTGGTCTGCGCCGCCAGCGAGGTGCCGCCGCCCACCACCAGCGACACGTCGAAGGAAGTTCCGCCGAGATCGCCGGTGATCACGTCCGGGAAGCCAGCGGCGCGCGCGATGGCGGCGGCGGCGATCACCCCGGCGGCGGGGCCGGACAGCGCCGTGCGCACCGGCAGGCGCCGCGCCGTCGCCGTCGACATCACCCCGCCATTGCTCTGCACGATGTGGAAGCGGCCGTCGAACCCGTCCTCGCGCAGCGCCGCGTCCAGCTTGCCGAGATAGCTGCCCACCACCGGCTGCAGATAGGCGTTCAGCGCCGTCGTCGAGGTCCGCTCAAATTCGCGGATCTCCGGCAGGATCTGCGTCGAGCAGGCGATGTTGCCGTTCGGCCAAACCGCCTCGGCGGCGGCGAGCGCCGCGCGTTCATTGGCGGGATTGGCGTAGCTGTTGACGAAGACGATGGCCAGCGCCTCGGCCCCCGCCGCCAGCAGGTGCCGCGCGGCGGCGGCGACTTCGGCCGGATCGACGGCCTCGCGGATGGTGCCGTCGGCCAGGGTACGCTCGCCCACCTCCAGGCGCATGTCGCGGTCCACCACCGGCACGAAATCACCGGTCAGCCCCCAGGTGCGGCGGCGGTCGCGCCGGCGCATCTCCAGCACGTCGCGGAAGCCGCGCGTGGTGATCAGGCCGACGCGCGCACCTTTGCGTTCGAGCAGCGCGTTGGTGCCGACCGTCGTGCCATGCACGATCGAGCCGAGCGCGGCCACGGCGCCGAACTGGCGCAGTCCTTCGAGGAAACCCACCGCCTCGTCGCCGCGGTTCGACGGCACCTTGGCGGTACGGAAGTGCCCGGTGGCCTCGTCGTAGAAGAACAGGTCGGTGAAGGTACCGCCGACATCGACGCCGACGATGGTCGCCGCGCTGCGGGACTGGCTCATGCCGTCTCTCCCTGCCGCGCGGCCGCCGCGGCGCTGACATAGCCGAGCGCGACATCGCGGGCGACCGCCTGCGGATCGCGCCGCGCCGGATCGCCCCAGCCACCGCCGCCGGGGGTTTCCAGCCGCACCCGCTGCCCGGCGCGGATCGACACATCGGTGACCTTGGACACCATGGGCGGCGACCGCTCGCCGTCGTCGGCCTGCCAGATGAAACGGTTGAGCGCCGCGGCGCCGCCACCGGCGACCCCGAACGGCGCTGCCTTGCCGCGCTCGCCCAGCAGCGAGACCGAGGCATCGGTCAGCGCCTCGATCTCGTAGATCGCCCCGAGCCCGCCGCGATGCGTGCCCGCCCCGGCCGAATCCGGGCGCAGCGCCCATTGCGTGAACATCACCGGATAGGCCGCCTCCAGGATCTCCACCGGCGGAATGGTGGCAGTGGAAATCGGGTTGTTGGCATGGCTGAGCCCGTCGCCCTCGGGATTGCCGCCCAGCCCGCCGCCGAAGAAGGAGAACATCACCCAGCGCGAGCCATCCGCCCGGTAACCGGCCAGCGACAGCGCGTTGATGGTACCGAAGGGGCCGGCCATCGCCCGCGACGGATCGGCCTGCGCCAGCGCGCCGAACACCACGCCGATCAGCCGCAGGATGGTTTCGGTGTAGCCCGCCACCGGCCGTGGCGCCCGCGCACCGAGCAGCGAGCCGTCGGTGATGACGAACTCGATCGGGCGCAGGCAGCCGGCATTGGCCGGCACCGCGGTGAAGACGTGCTTCAGCGCCACGTAGCAGGCGGCGATGGTGGTGGCACGGGAGATGTTGATCGGCCCCTGCGCCGCCGGCGAGGAGCGCGAGAAATCCAGCGTCATCGTCCCGTCGCGGATAGTCAGGTCGAGCGCCACCGTCAGCGGGTCGTCGGTGATGCCGTCATTGTCGAGCGTGTCCTCGAAGGAATAGCGGCCTTCCGGCAGCGCCCGGATCGCCGCGCGCATCAGCGCCTCGGCACGGTCGGAGAACTGCACGAAGGCGGCGGCGAGCGTGGTGTCGCCGTACTCGTCGAGCAGCGCGGCGAAGCGCTTCTCGCCGAGATCGAGCGCGTTGAGCTGCCCGTTCAGGTCGCCCCAGTTGCTGGTCGGCACCCGCGCATTGGCCGCGAGGATGTCGAGCAGGTCGGTGTTCATTCGCCCGGCGCTGATCAGCTTCACCGGCGGGATGCGCACGCCTTCCTGGAAGCTCTCGGTGGCCTTCGGGTTGTAGCCGCCCGGGACGTTGCCGCCGATGTCGAGCCAGTGTCCGACCGAGGCCATCCAGCAGAACAGCCGCCCGTTGCGGAACACCGGCCTCACCAGCCGGAAATCATTCAGGTGAGTGCCGCCGTCGTACGGGTCGTTGAAGAGGAAGGTGTCGCCCGGCTGCAGCCCGCCCTCGCGCGCCACCTTGTCGATGACCGCCTTCACCGCGAAGGCCATGGCGCCGACGAAGATCGGCAGGCCGTTGGATCCTTGCACCAACGTCGCGCCGGTCTCAGCGTGATAAAGGCCGTGGCAGGCATCCCGCGCCTCGGCGATGATCGGGTTGAATGCCGAGCGGTACAGCGTCGCGTCCATCTCGTCGGCGATCTGCTCCAGCCGGCCCTTGAGGATCGCCAGCGTGACCGGATCGACCTGGGTGGGGTTGCTCATGCGTCGGTTCCCTTGCCACTGGCGTAGGCCTGGCCGAGCGCCAGCATCGCCGGCGTGCCGATCAGCGCATTGAGCGCGCCGAAATCGAACATGCGGTCGGCGAAGGGGGCGTTGGTGCCGTGCCGCGCCAGCGAGCCGTAGTATTCCTGCGCCGTGCGTGCCAGCGCCCGCACGATGCCGCCCGGGAAGATCACCAGCCGGAAGCCGATCTCCCCAAGCTCGTTCGCCGAGGCGAGCGGCGTGTCGCCGCCTTCCACCATGTTGGCCAGCAAGGGGCGCAGTCCGCCGAGTTCGGCGGTGACGGCGGCCAGTTGCGCCCGGTTGCGCGGCGCCTCGACGAACAGCACGTCGGCACCGCAGTCCGCGTAAAGCCGCGCCCGTTCGATGGCCGGCCCGAAGCCTTCCACCGCCACCGCATCGGTGCGCGCGATGATCAGCGTCGCCTCACTGGTGCGGGCATCCACCGCCGCACGAATCTTGCCGGCCATCTCGGCCGCCGGGATCAGCGTCTTGTCCTGCAGATGGCCGCAGCGCTTCGGCAGGGTCTGGTCTTCAAGCTGGATGGCATTGGCGCCGGCCCGCTCGAACAGCCGCACCGTGCGCTGCACGTTCAGCGCATTGCCGTAGCCGTTGTCGGCGTCCACCACCAGCGGGGTCGGCACGCGGTCGCGCACCAGCGCGATCGTCTCCACCACCTCGTTCATCGACACCAGCCCGATATCCGGGCGCCCGAGCCGCGTATAGGCAATCGCCGCGCCGGAGAGATAAAGCGCCTCGAACCCGGCCGCCGCCGCCAGCGAGGCGGTCAGCGCGTCGTACACCCCCGGCGCCAGCAGCACCGCTTGCTGTTGCAGCCTGTCCTTCAGTCCCATCGCGACACTCACCATTCCTTGCGCGAGAAGCCCCGGCTACAGGCCGAGATAGGTCCGCTTCAGTTCGGGATCGTTGCGCAGCACGGCGGCCGGCCCGGAGAGCGCGCAACTGCCGTTCTCCAGGATATAGGCGCGGCCCGCGATCTCCAGCGTCTGCACCACGTTCTGCTCCACCAGCAGGATCGCGAGTCCTTCGGCGTTGAGCCGGCGGATCAGCGCGAACATCTCCTCGACCAGCAGCGGCGACAGCCCGAGCGAGGGTTCGTCGAGGATCAGCAGGCGCGGCTCGGCCATCATGCCGCGGCCAATCGCCAGCATCTGCTGCTCGCCCCCGGACAGCGTGCCCGCGCGCTGCCGGGCGCGCTCGTGCAGCCGGGGAAAGATTTCGTAGATATGGGCAAGATTGACGTCCCGCCGCGCCCGCCCGCGCCGGTAGCTGCCAAGCAGCAGGTTGTCGCGCACGGAAAGGTCGGGAAAAATCCTGCGTCCTTCCGGGACATGGATCAGCCCGGCGGCGACGATGGCAGCGGCCCCGGCGCGATCGATGCGGGCACCATCGAAGCGGATCTCGCCGCCCAAGGGCCGCAGCACGCCGGACAGCGCCTTGTTGAGCGTGGTCTTGCCGACGCCGTTGGCCCCCAGCACGGCGACGATCTCGCCCGCCTCGACCCGCAGGTCGAGGCCACGCAGCACCTCGACGCCGTCATAGCCGGCGCGCAGCCCGCTGACCTCAAGCATGCGCGGCCGCCTGGATGCGCGCGGCCATGCCATGGCCGAGATAGGCCTCGATCACCGCCGGGTCCTCGCACACCTCGCGCGGCGGGCCATGCGCGATCATCCGCCCCTGCGCCAGCACGTAGACATCCTCGCACAGCGCCATCACCGCCTGCATCACGTGCTCGATCATCAGGATGGTCACCCCGCCCTCGCGGATCGAGCGCAGCACCGGCAGGATGTCGCGGATCTCCGAGGGATTGAGCCCGGCCAGCACCTCGTCGAGCAGCAGCAGCCGCGGTTCGGTGGCCAGCGCCCGCGCCAGTTCCAGGCGCTTGCGCCCGGCCACCGTCAGCGCCGCCGCCGGCTGGTCCAGCATCGGCCCGAGCCCAACCCGTTCGGCGACGCGGGCGGCATGGCCCATGGCATCGGCCCGATGGGCATGCCGCAGATAGGCGCCGACGGCGATGTTTTCGTGCACCGACAGCCCGGCGAAGGGCTGCACGATCTGGAAGGTACGGGCGATGCCGCGGCGCGCGCGCAGATGCGGCGGCTCGGCGGTGACGGCGGTGCCGGCGAAGCGCACTTCGCCGCCGCTGGGCGGCACGAAGCCGGAAATCACCCCGAACAACGTCGTCTTGCCGGCGCCGTTCGGCCCGATCAGCCCGACGATGGCCCCTTCGGCGACGGTCAGCGAGGCATCGGCGATGGCCTGCAATCCGCCATACCACTTGGAGACCTGCACGACGTCCAGCATCACGCCTCCCCGGCGGGCCGGCCCTGCGCGGACCGCCGCCATGACCGCAGCCGCCGCACCGAGCCGACGATGCCGGCGGGCGCGAAGGCGATGGTGAGCACCAGCAGAAGGCCGAACAGCACCAGGTCGGCGCCGTTGACCGAGACGGCGATGCCCTTGGTCAGTTCGGCCAGCGCGTGCAACGCCAGCGCGCCGATCACCGGCCCGGTCACGGTGCCGACCCCGCCGACGATCGCGGCCAGCAGCGCCTCGACGGAGATCCAGGCGCCGTAGGCGATATTGGCATCGAGATAGAGGAAATACTGGACATAGAGGCACCCGGCGCAGGCGGTCATGCCGGCCGAGAGCACGATCGCCTTCAGCTTGGTCGCCAGCACATCGACGCCGAGCGCCCGCGCCGCGTCCTCGTTCTCGCGCACCGCTACCAGCTGCGCGCCGAAACGGCCGCGTTCGAGGACGCGCCCCAGCAGCAGCGCCGCGCCGACACAGGCCACAGCGATCCAGGCGAAGGACGCACGGTCCTGGAACTGGAAGTTCCACGGATCGGGCGCCAGCCGCACCAGCAGCCCGGCGGCCCCGCCGGTGATGTCGGCGGCATTGGCGAGGATACGCAGCACCTCGGCGAAGGCCAGCGTCACCAGCGCGAAATAGGAGCCCCGCAGGCGGGCCCGGAACACCAGCAGGCCGATCACTCCGCCGATGGCGGCCCCGGCGAGCACGCCCAGCCCGGCGGCCAGCCAGGCATTCACCCCCAGGCGGATCTGCAGCACGGCGGTGACATAGGCGCCGGTGCCGAAGAAGGCCGCGTGGCCGAAGGAAAACTGGCCGCCGAAGCCGCCCAGCAGGTTCCAGCCCTGGGCGGCGATCGCCACGATCAGGGCGGTGACCAGGAAATTGAGGAAGCTGTTGGAGGCAAAGGCCGGCACGATCGCCAGCGCCGCCACCAGCGCCAGCAGCGGCAATAGGTCGCGTGGCTTCATGCCCGGGCCCCGAACAGGCCGGCCGGGCGCAGCAGCAGGACCAGGATGAAGATCAGGAAAATGCCGATCTGGCCGAGGCTTTCGCCCAGCACCAGCCCGCACAGGCTTTCGATCACGCCCACGAACAACCCCCCGAGCAAGGCGCCGGGCACCGAGCCCATGCCGCCGAGCACGACGATGGTGAAGGCGACCAGCACGAAGGCATTGCCGACGCGCGGATTGACATAGAAGGTCGGCATCAGCAGGCAGGCCGCCACCGCGAGACAGGCGCAGCCGAGCCCGAAGGTCACGGCATAGATGTGGTCGACATTGATCCCGACCAGCCGGGCGCCGAGCTTTTCCCGGGCGACGGCGCGGATGGCGCGGCCGGTATCGGTGGCTGCCAGCAGCAGCCACAGCGCCAGCGCCACCAGGACCGATCCGGCGAAGCCGATCAGGCGCGGCTGCGAGATCAGCATCGGGCCGATCTCCACTACCTGGAAGGACGCATCGCCGGCCAGGGTGCGGGTGTCGGAGTGGAACACCGCCAGCAAGCCGTTCTCGATGGCGATCGACAGGCCCAGCGTGACCAGCAGCACGTTGCCGTCATCGCCATGCGCCGCCGGGCCGATGACGCAGCGTTGCAGCGCGTAGCCGATGGCGAAGAACGCCGCCATCAACGGCAGGATCGCCAGATAGGGATCGACGCCCCAGGCGGCGCCGAGCCCCCAGACGGCGAACATCGCGCAGGTCAGCAGGGCGCCATGCGCGAAGTTGATGATGTGCAGCACGCCGTAGACCAGGGTCAGGCCGAGGGCGACGAGCGCATACACCGCACCGGTGAGCAGGCCGTTGGCCACGGCCTCGCCGATGATCGCGGGGGAATACATCCGGCCCTTGCCTCAGCCCTGCCCCGGTCGCATCGCCGGCTCAGCCCTTCACCGGAAACATCGGCTTCGCGTCGGCGAAGCTGTCCGGGAAGATCACCCGGATGGTGCCGTCCTGCACCTGGGTGTTGACCGGCGCGGCGCCCTGGTTCTGGCCGCCAACGAAGCGGGTCGGCCCGTACGGCATGATGTGGCCGGTGAAGGTCGAGGCAGCCAGCGCCTCGATGATCTTGCCGCGATCGGCGCTGCCGGCCCGCTCGATCGCGTCGGCCATCAGGCGGACGCAGGAATAGTTGAGCTGGACATTGTAGGTCCACAGCCGGCCGGCGGCCTCGACCTTCTTCTGCAGCGCCTGGGCGGCCGGGTTGCGCGGATCGGCCCAGTGGTTGCAGTCCATCACCCCGGCGGCGGCGTCCGGGAACTCGCGCACGAAGCGGTAGTTGGAGGCGGCGCCGTTCAGCACGCAATAGATGCCCTTCGGCCGGATGCGCTGCTGGCGCATGGTGCGCGCGAGCAGCACCGATTCGCCGTAGTAGCTCGACGGGATCACCAGATCGGGCTGCAGGGCGCGGATGCGCAACGCCACGTTGGACATGTCGCGCGCCGGCGTCGGGTGGGCGATGGTTTCCAGGATCTCGAAGCCGCGCTTCGGCAATTCGGCCTGCATCAGCTTCGCCAGCCCGGCGCCGAACAGCCCGTCCTCGTGCACCAGCACCACGGTCTTCGCCGGCCGCCCCACGGCGTCGTTCAGGCGCGCGAGGTTGTCGAGCGCCACCGTGGTCACCTTGCCGAAGCCGGGCGCGAAGCGGAAGGTATTGGCCAGGCCGCGCTGCACGATCTGGTCGGAGACGCCGACATCGACGAGGTACGGCAGGTCGTAGCGCGCGGCGGCCTGACTGGCGGCGAGGCAGATCGGGCTGGCATAGCCGCCGACGATCGCGGCCACACGCTCGTTCTGCAGGCGCTCGACTTCCTGGGTCGCCGCTTCCGGATTGGAGCGGGCATCGCCGAACACCATCTCGATGCTCGCCCCGCCCAGCGCCTTCAGCCCGCCGGCGGCGTTGATTTCCTCGATCGCCAGCTGCGCGCCGAGGCGGCCAAGCTCGCCGTCCTGGGCCAGCGCGCCGGTCACCGGCTGCAGGATGCCGATCCGCACCGGCGCGGGGGCCGCGCGCAGGATGGCCGGCGCCCCCACTGCCAGCGCGGCGCCTGTGCCGAGCAAGGCCCGCCGGGTCAGGCGGCGGGCGGGATGGCGGTCGCGGCGGGTCTCGCGATGGCTCACTGCGGTGGCTTCCTGTGCTGGGGGGAGGACGACGCGGCGGGGGCCGGGCGGGCCGGCGCCTGGGCCGTGGGGATCGGGCTCCATCGCCGCGCCTCGGGCGTGCCGGTGCGCAGCAGGTCCATGGTGAAGCTGAAACGGTCCGGGCGGTACAACGCGTGCAGGTGCTCCACGCCGTGTCCGCCGTCATCCTCGACGACCCGCACCAGCGAGAGCAGCGGCGCACCGATCTGCACTTCCAGCGCCTCGGCGACATCCGGCCCGGCAAGGGTGGCGCCGATGGTCTGGCGGGCCCGCGCGGGGACGATGCCGGAGCGTTCGAGCAGGCTCAGCAGCGGCGTCGCCGCGAGATCGGCTTCCGTATAGGTCTGGCCGATCCGCTCGGGCACATGGGTGGTCAGCCAGGAGAACGGCGCGCCTTCCAGCAGACGGATGCGCACCGAGCGCTGCGCCCGCTCCGCCGTGGCAAGCCCGAGCGCGCGCGCCACCGCCTCGGTCGGCGCCACGTAGCCGAACTGCAGCAGCCGGACGGTGGTGCGCCGGCCCATTTCCTTCAGATGGCTGAACACATCGGCGAGATCGGCGCAGACCGCCTGTTCCATGCCGGTCTCGCGCACGAAGGTGCCGGAGCCGGGCTGGCGGCGCAGCAATCCTTCCTCGGCCAGCAGGTCGAGCGCCCGCCGCACGGTCATGCGGGAAACGCCGTGCTCGGCGGCGAGGCCGGGCTCGCCGGGCAGGCGCGTGCCGGATGGCAGCTCGCCACTGGCGATTCGCTCGCGCAGCAACAGATAGAGGCGGCGTGCCTTGAAGGGTTCGACGGAGGAATCCAAGGGCTGTCCCCGGGCCGAAGCTGTTCTGAAATCCGATCAGCTATCTGTCTAAGATATAGGACATGTTGCTTGCGTCAACACGGTATTTGCGGAATTCTTGGGCCATCACGCCGGACGCAGGCGCGTCGGCAAGCAAATGCATACGGATTGATCGCAAAATGATCATGGATTGTGCAGCGCAATGACCGGGGCACCGCGCACGCTGTTCGACAAGGTCTGGGACAGCCACGTGGCCGCGCACCGCGCCGACGGGCAGGATCTGCTGTGGATCGACCGGCATTTCCTGCACGAAGGCTCGCACCATGCCTTCGGCAAGCTGGCGGCGCGGTCGGCGCGGGTGGCACGACCCGACCTGACCTTCGGCGTCGCCGACCACTATGTGCCGACACGCGGCCCGATCACCGATCCGGTGGTGCGCGACATGGTCGAGCGGCTGCAGGCCAACACGGCCCGGCATGGCGTGCGCCTGTTCGGGCCGGGCGATCTGCGCCAGGGCATCGTCCACGTCGCCGGGCCGGAGCTGGGGCTGACCCTGCCCGGCCTGACGGTGGTATGCGGCGACAGCCATACCTCGACGCACGGCGCCTATGGCGCGATCGCCTTCGGCATCGGCGCCTCGGATGTCGCGCATGTGCTGATGACGCAGACATTGTGGCAACGCCGGCCGAAGCGGCTGCTGGTGCGGGTGGACGGACGGCCCGGCGCGGGGGTGACGGCGAAGGACATCGCGCTCAGCGTCATCGCCCGGCTGGGCGCCGACGGCGCGCAGGGCCATGCCATCGAATATGCCGGCGAGGCAGTGCGGGCGCTGTCGATGCAGGGGCGCCTGACGCTGTGCAACCTTTCGATCGAGAGCGGCGCCCGCTGCGGCATGGTCGCCCCCGACGACACCACCTTCGCCGACCTGCGCGGTCGTCCCTTCGCGCCCGTCGGCCCGCTCTGGGAGCAGGCCGAGCGTGACTGGCGCGCCTTGCCGGGCGATGCCGACGCGGCCTTCGACCGGGTGGTGGCGCTAAGTGCTGCGGAGATCGTGCCGGTGGTCAGTTGGGGCACCAACCCCGAGGACGTGCTGCCGGTCACCGCCCGCGTCCCCGATCCGGCCCGCATGGCCGACCCGGGCCGCGCCGCGCATGTCCGCGACGCGATCGACTACATGGGCCTGCGCCCCGGACAGGCGCTGACGGAACTGCGCGTCGACCGGGTCTTCATCGGCTCCTGCACCAACAGCCGTATCGAGGATTTGCGCGCCGCCGCCGCGGTGCTGGCCGGGCGGCGGGCCAGCGTGCCCGGGCTGGTCTCGCCCGGCTCGGCGCAGGTGAAGCAGCAGGCCGAGGAAGAAGGCCTCGACCGCATCTTCACCGCGGCCGGGCTGGACTGGGGCGGGCCGGGATGTTCGATGTGCGTCGGCATGAACGGCGACATGCTGGCGCCGGGAGAGCGCTGCGCCTCTACCACCAACCGCAATTTCAAGGGGCGCCAGGGGCCGGGCTCGCGCACCCACCTGATGTCGCCGGCGATGGCCGCCGCCGCGGCGCTGACCGGCTTCCTGACCGATGTCCGCGCGCTGTCGCGGGACCCGTCCCCGGAGGCACGCTGATGCAACCCTTCCGCCGCCTGACCGCGATCGCCTGCCCGCTGCCGCTGACCGGCGTGGACACCGACCAGCTAATCCCAGCGCGCTTCATGAAGCGCACCCGCGCCGAGGGCTATGGCGACGTGCTGCTGCACGATCTGCGCTTCGATGCCGCTGGCGCCCCCGTCCCCGATTTCCCGCTGAACCATCCGCAACGCCAGGGCGCGGCGATCCTG from Rhodovastum atsumiense harbors:
- the leuC gene encoding 3-isopropylmalate dehydratase large subunit translates to MTGAPRTLFDKVWDSHVAAHRADGQDLLWIDRHFLHEGSHHAFGKLAARSARVARPDLTFGVADHYVPTRGPITDPVVRDMVERLQANTARHGVRLFGPGDLRQGIVHVAGPELGLTLPGLTVVCGDSHTSTHGAYGAIAFGIGASDVAHVLMTQTLWQRRPKRLLVRVDGRPGAGVTAKDIALSVIARLGADGAQGHAIEYAGEAVRALSMQGRLTLCNLSIESGARCGMVAPDDTTFADLRGRPFAPVGPLWEQAERDWRALPGDADAAFDRVVALSAAEIVPVVSWGTNPEDVLPVTARVPDPARMADPGRAAHVRDAIDYMGLRPGQALTELRVDRVFIGSCTNSRIEDLRAAAAVLAGRRASVPGLVSPGSAQVKQQAEEEGLDRIFTAAGLDWGGPGCSMCVGMNGDMLAPGERCASTTNRNFKGRQGPGSRTHLMSPAMAAAAALTGFLTDVRALSRDPSPEAR